The following proteins are co-located in the Mus pahari chromosome 14, PAHARI_EIJ_v1.1, whole genome shotgun sequence genome:
- the Smim6 gene encoding small integral membrane protein 6 encodes MGQMVPPRSIQNEDFWKNPWDVGGLTVIGLFTSTFLLFILFAVVFGYVEKAVYEEE; translated from the coding sequence ATGGGCCAAATGGTACCCCCAAGGAGCATCCAGAATGAAGACTTCTGGAAGAACCCGTGGGATGTGGGGGGCCTGACAGTGATTGGTTTGTTCACCTCCACGTTCCTGCTCTTCATCTTATTTGCTGTTGTGTTTGGATATGTGGAAAAGGCTGTGTATGAAGAGGAGTGA